A region of Faecalibacterium taiwanense DNA encodes the following proteins:
- the proS gene encoding proline--tRNA ligase, giving the protein MAKDSKKLVQAITSQEENFAQWYTDICVKAELVEYSSVKGFIILRPYGQAIWELIQKDMDARFKATGHENVAMPVLIPESLLQKEGELVNGFAPEVAWVTMGGSDKLEERLAVRPTSETMFCDHWSRVLHSYRELPMKYNQWCSVVRWEKTTRPFLRSREFWWQEGHTIHETAAEAEAETQQQLNCYADVCEQDLAIPVVKGRKTDKEKFAGAEATYTIEAMMKDGKALQSGTSHYFGDKFSKAYDVTFTGRDNQLHHPFQTSWGVSTRLVGAIIMTHGDDDGLILPPAVAPIQVVVVPIAAHKPGVSEKAAELAEKISKYARVKLDDSDNAPGWKFSQWEMKGVPLRLEIGPKDLEKNQCVLVRRDTREKVFVSLDELETAIPAQLEALRKDLYERALANREKRTWAATTMDQVKELAKANTGYIKTMWCGDLACEMKMKEEVGLSSRCMPFEQEHLSDVCPCCGKPAKTMVYWGVAY; this is encoded by the coding sequence ATGGCAAAAGATTCAAAGAAGCTCGTACAGGCGATCACCAGCCAGGAAGAGAACTTCGCACAGTGGTACACCGATATCTGCGTGAAGGCAGAGCTGGTGGAGTACTCCAGCGTGAAGGGTTTCATCATCCTGCGCCCCTACGGTCAGGCCATCTGGGAGCTGATCCAGAAGGACATGGATGCCCGCTTCAAGGCCACCGGCCATGAGAACGTGGCAATGCCCGTGCTGATCCCGGAAAGCCTGCTGCAGAAGGAAGGCGAACTGGTCAATGGCTTCGCGCCGGAGGTGGCGTGGGTCACGATGGGCGGTTCCGACAAGCTGGAAGAGCGTCTGGCCGTGCGTCCCACCAGCGAGACCATGTTCTGCGACCACTGGTCCCGCGTGCTGCACAGCTACCGTGAGCTTCCCATGAAGTACAACCAGTGGTGCAGCGTTGTCCGCTGGGAAAAGACCACCCGCCCCTTCCTGCGCAGCCGCGAGTTCTGGTGGCAGGAAGGCCACACCATCCACGAGACTGCCGCCGAGGCTGAGGCTGAGACCCAGCAGCAGCTGAACTGCTACGCAGATGTCTGCGAGCAGGATCTGGCCATCCCCGTGGTGAAAGGCCGCAAGACCGACAAGGAAAAGTTTGCCGGTGCCGAGGCTACCTATACCATCGAGGCCATGATGAAGGACGGCAAGGCCCTGCAGAGCGGCACCAGCCACTACTTTGGCGATAAGTTCAGCAAGGCTTATGACGTGACCTTTACCGGCCGCGACAACCAGCTGCATCATCCGTTCCAGACCAGCTGGGGCGTTTCCACCCGTCTGGTGGGCGCTATCATCATGACCCACGGCGACGACGACGGCCTGATCCTGCCCCCGGCAGTGGCCCCCATTCAGGTGGTCGTAGTGCCCATCGCAGCCCACAAGCCCGGTGTTTCCGAGAAGGCTGCCGAGCTGGCCGAGAAGATCAGCAAGTATGCCCGCGTGAAGCTGGACGACAGCGACAATGCCCCGGGCTGGAAGTTCTCCCAGTGGGAGATGAAGGGCGTGCCTCTGCGTCTGGAGATCGGCCCCAAGGATCTGGAAAAGAACCAGTGCGTGCTGGTGCGCCGCGATACCCGCGAAAAAGTCTTCGTCTCCCTGGACGAGCTGGAGACTGCGATCCCCGCACAGCTGGAAGCCCTGCGCAAGGACCTGTACGAGCGTGCTCTTGCCAACCGCGAGAAGCGCACCTGGGCTGCCACCACCATGGACCAGGTGAAGGAGCTGGCCAAGGCAAACACCGGCTACATCAAGACCATGTGGTGTGGCGACCTTGCCTGCGAGATGAAGATGAAGGAAGAAGTCGGCCTGTCCAGCCGCTGCATGCCGTTTGAGCAGGAACACCTGAGCGATGTATGCCCCTGCTGCGGCAAGCCCGCCAAGACCATGGTCTACTGGGGCGTGGCGTACTAA
- a CDS encoding recombinase family protein, translating into MKAAIYCRLSKEDEYKIGESESIQNQKSMLIQYAIEKGFDIYQIYSDEDYSGIDRNRPAFNSMIQAASEHKFDVVLAKTQSRFTRDMELVEKYLHGKFIEWGIRFIAVVDHVDTNDTANKKSRQINGLINEWYLEDLSTNVRSVLDHKRKEGLFIGSFARYGYCKDPNAKGKLIIDPEAAEVVRRIFSMALSGIGAHKIARILNDEKVPSPTAYKQQHGIHYHIAAKNPNADLWSSPTVYQMLHNQLYVGDMVQGRHKKVSYKSEKTIWLPQSQWIVVENTHEAIIDRGTFETVQMMLKERTRSGGKGTIHPLAKKVVCGCCGSYMEQTGRQPKADGTQRRYVRCRMHQRAPEVCGNKTCTDMNALENAVLERIRAYVTDYFDPEKVTLPEQDDPIQQREHAKRDELKRLKSEVDRRRKAMQELYLDKVSGLIDTVQFSEMNQTFLEDVKNAETRINILEAELEQQQEETSVVQTQMQRVRELAQVSHLTRELAVLLVHRVVVGTKDPLTGEQKITIEWNF; encoded by the coding sequence ATGAAAGCGGCAATTTATTGCCGCCTGAGCAAAGAAGATGAATATAAAATTGGCGAATCGGAAAGTATTCAGAACCAGAAATCGATGCTGATTCAGTACGCCATTGAGAAAGGATTTGATATTTACCAGATTTATTCGGATGAGGATTATTCCGGCATCGATCGGAACCGTCCGGCTTTCAATTCGATGATACAAGCTGCAAGCGAACATAAATTTGATGTGGTGCTGGCCAAGACGCAATCCCGTTTTACCCGCGATATGGAACTCGTGGAAAAATACCTGCACGGAAAGTTTATTGAGTGGGGCATTCGGTTCATTGCTGTCGTTGACCATGTGGACACAAACGATACTGCGAATAAAAAATCTCGTCAGATCAATGGCCTGATCAACGAGTGGTATCTGGAAGACTTGTCTACCAATGTCCGCTCGGTGCTTGACCACAAGAGGAAAGAGGGTTTGTTCATCGGCTCTTTTGCGCGGTATGGGTATTGCAAAGACCCGAATGCAAAAGGAAAACTTATCATTGATCCGGAAGCTGCCGAAGTGGTAAGGCGGATTTTCTCTATGGCTCTTAGTGGAATCGGTGCGCATAAGATTGCACGGATTCTGAATGATGAGAAAGTTCCAAGCCCAACTGCTTATAAACAGCAGCATGGCATCCATTACCATATTGCAGCGAAAAATCCCAATGCAGACCTTTGGAGTAGCCCCACGGTATACCAGATGCTGCACAATCAGCTTTATGTCGGAGATATGGTGCAGGGGCGGCATAAAAAGGTGAGTTATAAGTCCGAAAAGACGATTTGGCTTCCCCAGTCGCAGTGGATCGTTGTAGAAAACACCCATGAAGCCATCATTGACCGGGGGACGTTTGAAACAGTTCAGATGATGCTGAAAGAACGTACCCGGAGTGGTGGAAAAGGAACGATTCATCCGCTGGCGAAAAAAGTGGTTTGCGGATGCTGCGGCAGCTACATGGAACAAACTGGCCGTCAGCCAAAGGCGGATGGGACTCAAAGACGCTATGTTCGCTGCCGGATGCACCAGCGCGCACCGGAAGTGTGTGGCAACAAGACCTGTACAGATATGAACGCATTGGAGAATGCTGTGCTGGAACGTATCCGGGCGTATGTGACAGATTATTTTGACCCTGAAAAAGTTACCCTTCCAGAACAGGATGACCCAATCCAGCAGCGAGAGCATGCAAAGCGTGACGAGCTGAAACGGTTGAAAAGCGAAGTAGACCGGCGGCGCAAAGCTATGCAGGAACTGTATCTGGATAAGGTGTCTGGTCTGATTGATACCGTCCAGTTTTCTGAAATGAACCAGACTTTTCTGGAAGATGTAAAAAACGCAGAAACGCGAATCAATATTTTGGAAGCGGAATTGGAACAACAGCAGGAAGAAACCAGCGTGGTTCAGACGCAGATGCAGCGTGTGCGGGAACTGGCACAGGTTTCCCATCTGACCCGTGAACTTGCTGTACTGCTGGTTCATCGTGTCGTTGTCGGAACGAAAGACCCACTCACCGGAGAGCAAAAAATCACGATTGAATGGAATTTCTAA
- a CDS encoding response regulator transcription factor produces MRLLVVEDEHSLREDIARKLRLSGYEVDACADGEAALEALAAERYDLVLLDLNLPKVDGMQVLRTLRRHDLETCVLILSARSEIADKVEGLDAGANDYLSKPFHLAELEARVRSLTRRKFIQQDVCLCCGRLSFNTRSRVAAVDGQTLALTRKESGVLEYLLLHQGRPVSQEELIEHVWDGSVDSFSNSIRVHISALRKKLRAALGYDPIRNRIGEGYEIGGEVQ; encoded by the coding sequence ATGCGCCTTTTGGTGGTAGAGGACGAGCACTCCCTGCGGGAGGATATTGCCCGAAAGCTGCGGCTGTCCGGGTACGAGGTGGATGCCTGTGCAGACGGCGAGGCCGCGCTGGAGGCACTGGCAGCAGAGCGGTACGACCTTGTACTGCTGGACCTCAACCTGCCCAAGGTGGACGGAATGCAGGTGCTGCGCACTCTGCGCCGGCACGACCTTGAGACCTGTGTGCTGATCTTGTCGGCACGCAGTGAAATCGCAGATAAAGTGGAGGGGCTGGATGCCGGGGCGAACGATTACCTTTCCAAGCCCTTTCACCTTGCAGAGCTGGAAGCCCGGGTGCGCAGCCTGACCCGGCGCAAATTTATTCAGCAAGACGTCTGTCTGTGCTGCGGACGGCTGAGCTTCAACACCCGTAGCCGCGTTGCTGCTGTGGACGGTCAGACCCTTGCTTTGACGCGGAAGGAGAGCGGCGTACTGGAATATCTGCTGCTGCATCAGGGACGCCCGGTCAGTCAGGAAGAACTCATCGAGCACGTCTGGGATGGCAGTGTAGACAGCTTCAGCAACTCCATCCGGGTGCATATCTCTGCCCTGCGCAAAAAGCTGCGGGCGGCGCTGGGCTACGACCCCATCCGCAACCGCATCGGGGAAGGCTACGAGATCGGAGGCGAGGTACAATGA
- a CDS encoding aldose 1-epimerase family protein — MQATIHNEFLTLTVDTHGAEAVSLKNAAGEELLWQADPAVWKRHAPILFPWTGKLPGGTFEVDGKTYKGGQHGFARDVEHTLLKAEGDTIQLELRSDDAIKAERFPFDFVLTSTFRLDGKTVHHTLTVRNPGTEELRFGIGYHPAFNIPFDAQHTTTDYEFRFDQPESPVILDARPNGLLSGKCYYQWKNQQAIQLTDDLFANDSFCMAGLRTKTIGIYEKGTGRKITCNVEGYPYALIWSAPAKPVRFVCIEPWHSLPAAETDPQQWSQRAAAACLAPGECWETTLSTTFER, encoded by the coding sequence ATGCAGGCAACCATTCACAACGAATTTCTGACCCTGACCGTGGACACCCACGGTGCAGAGGCTGTCAGCCTGAAGAACGCCGCAGGCGAAGAGCTGCTTTGGCAGGCCGACCCGGCTGTGTGGAAGCGCCACGCACCCATTCTGTTCCCGTGGACGGGCAAGCTGCCCGGCGGTACCTTTGAGGTGGACGGCAAAACGTACAAGGGCGGTCAGCACGGCTTTGCCCGCGATGTGGAGCACACCCTGCTCAAGGCCGAGGGCGATACCATCCAGTTGGAGCTGCGCTCGGATGACGCCATCAAAGCCGAACGCTTCCCCTTCGACTTTGTGCTCACCAGCACCTTCCGTCTGGACGGCAAGACCGTGCACCATACGCTGACGGTGCGCAACCCCGGCACCGAAGAGCTGCGCTTTGGCATCGGCTATCACCCGGCGTTCAACATCCCCTTTGATGCACAGCACACCACCACGGATTACGAGTTCCGGTTCGACCAGCCGGAAAGCCCGGTCATTCTGGATGCCCGTCCGAACGGCCTGCTGTCTGGCAAGTGCTATTATCAGTGGAAGAACCAGCAGGCCATCCAGCTGACGGATGATCTGTTCGCAAACGACAGCTTCTGCATGGCGGGCCTGCGCACCAAGACCATTGGCATCTATGAGAAGGGCACCGGCCGCAAGATCACCTGCAATGTGGAAGGCTACCCCTACGCGCTCATCTGGTCGGCCCCTGCAAAGCCGGTGCGGTTTGTGTGCATTGAGCCGTGGCACAGCCTGCCCGCCGCCGAGACTGACCCGCAGCAGTGGAGCCAGCGTGCAGCCGCCGCCTGCCTTGCCCCGGGTGAATGCTGGGAGACCACGTTGAGCACCACATTTGAGCGGTAA
- a CDS encoding 4Fe-4S binding protein, producing the protein MDRKKKKLSPLARFRGFIQAGATLLTNLHLPNFAKGALYQGGGKYVCVPGLNCYSCPGAAGACPVGAFQAVVGSSKFRFSYYITGILILFGVLLGRFICGFLCPFGWFQELLHKIPSPKLSTKKLKPLRYLKYAVLLVMVVLLPLLAVNELGMGDPFFCKYLCPQGVLEGAIPLSLTNAGIRAALGKLFTWKACILLAVIVGSVVFYRPFCKWLCPLGAFYALLNKVSLFQMRVDTHKCVSCGACAKACKMDVDITKTPNHAECIRCGMCMKACPTDAIQYKFGLGDQSNTETTKE; encoded by the coding sequence TTGGATAGGAAAAAGAAAAAGCTTTCTCCCCTTGCCCGCTTCCGGGGCTTTATACAAGCCGGGGCTACCCTGCTGACCAATCTCCACCTACCCAATTTTGCAAAAGGAGCGCTGTATCAGGGCGGCGGAAAATACGTCTGCGTGCCGGGGCTGAACTGCTATTCCTGCCCGGGCGCGGCCGGTGCCTGTCCGGTGGGAGCATTCCAGGCGGTGGTGGGCTCTTCCAAGTTCCGCTTTTCCTACTACATTACCGGCATCCTCATCCTCTTTGGAGTGCTGCTGGGGCGGTTCATCTGCGGTTTCCTCTGCCCATTCGGGTGGTTTCAGGAGCTTTTGCACAAGATCCCATCCCCCAAGCTTTCCACCAAAAAGCTGAAGCCGCTGCGCTATTTAAAGTATGCGGTGCTGCTGGTCATGGTGGTGTTGCTGCCTTTGCTGGCGGTCAATGAGCTGGGCATGGGCGACCCCTTCTTCTGCAAGTATCTCTGCCCGCAGGGCGTGCTGGAGGGTGCCATTCCCCTCTCCCTGACCAATGCGGGCATCCGCGCTGCGCTGGGCAAGCTGTTCACATGGAAGGCCTGCATCCTGCTGGCGGTCATCGTGGGCAGCGTGGTGTTCTACCGCCCCTTCTGCAAGTGGCTGTGCCCGCTGGGCGCGTTCTATGCGCTGCTGAACAAGGTCTCGCTGTTCCAGATGCGCGTAGACACCCACAAATGCGTCTCCTGCGGAGCCTGTGCAAAGGCTTGCAAGATGGACGTAGACATTACCAAGACCCCCAACCACGCCGAATGCATCCGCTGCGGGATGTGCATGAAAGCCTGCCCCACGGACGCCATTCAGTACAAGTTCGGGCTGGGGGACCAATCAAATACCGAAACAACAAAGGAGTAA
- a CDS encoding PTS transporter subunit IIABC, producing MKDKIFGVLQRVGRSFMLPIALLPVAGLLLGIGSSFTNETMLAAYGLNSVIHPGTLIYTILDVMSQTGSAVFNNLALLFAMGVAIGMARKEKEVAALSGAVAYIIMNTAIQAMINAAGGVEAMPANSTTTMLGITTLQMGVFGGIVVGLGVAALHNKFYKIELPQVLAFFGGTRFVPIISSIVYLVVGIAMFYIWPVVQSGIAALGALVLASGYAGTFIYGLLERALIPFGLHHVFYMPFWQTAVGGTAIIDGVTVTGAQNIFFAELASKSTTVFSVSATRFMAGKFPFMMFGLPGAALAMYQCAKPEKKKAAGGLLLSAALTAFLTGITEPLEFTFIFVALPMYAVHCVLAGLSFMLMHILNVGVGMTFSGGLIDLVLFGVMQGNAKTHWIWVVVVGAVYFVLYYIIFRFMISKFDYKTPGRDDAEEVKLYTRADVNARSAASGSTAPAGDDPVSALIVEGLGGAANLSDVDCCATRLRCTVKDAALVRQDVLKASGASGVICKGNGVQVVYGPKVAVIKAKLEDYLENAPKTPAATATPAPAAPAAKDTVLSACLNGTVVPLADVKDEAFASGALGDGIAIEPTDGELVAPADGEISSTFETHHAVGMTTADGAELLMHIGIDTVKLGGKHFTYLVNEGDKVKKGQPLIRFELEAIKAEGYPVTTPLIVCNTDDYAAVAAKASGAVKQGDALLELKH from the coding sequence ATGAAAGACAAGATCTTTGGCGTGCTGCAGCGCGTGGGACGCAGCTTTATGCTGCCCATTGCACTGCTGCCTGTAGCGGGCCTGCTGCTGGGTATCGGCAGCTCGTTCACCAACGAAACCATGCTGGCGGCCTATGGCCTGAACAGCGTCATCCACCCCGGTACCCTGATCTACACCATTCTGGACGTGATGAGCCAGACCGGCAGCGCCGTGTTCAACAATCTGGCGCTGCTGTTCGCCATGGGCGTGGCCATCGGCATGGCCCGCAAGGAAAAAGAGGTGGCCGCCCTGTCCGGTGCAGTGGCTTATATCATTATGAATACAGCCATTCAGGCAATGATCAATGCGGCAGGCGGCGTAGAAGCGATGCCTGCCAACTCCACCACCACCATGCTGGGCATCACCACCCTGCAGATGGGTGTGTTCGGCGGCATCGTGGTCGGTCTGGGCGTGGCGGCGCTGCACAACAAGTTCTATAAGATCGAGCTGCCGCAGGTGCTGGCCTTCTTTGGCGGTACACGCTTTGTGCCCATCATCAGCTCCATCGTGTATCTGGTGGTCGGCATCGCCATGTTCTACATCTGGCCGGTGGTGCAAAGCGGCATTGCTGCGCTGGGCGCACTGGTGCTGGCTTCCGGCTATGCAGGCACCTTTATCTACGGCCTGCTGGAGCGTGCACTGATCCCCTTCGGCCTGCACCATGTGTTTTACATGCCGTTCTGGCAGACCGCTGTGGGCGGCACCGCCATCATCGATGGCGTCACCGTGACCGGCGCACAGAACATCTTCTTTGCCGAGCTGGCTTCCAAGTCCACCACTGTGTTCTCGGTCAGCGCTACCCGTTTCATGGCCGGTAAGTTCCCCTTTATGATGTTCGGTCTGCCCGGCGCGGCGCTGGCGATGTACCAGTGCGCCAAGCCGGAAAAGAAAAAGGCGGCAGGCGGCCTGCTGCTTTCTGCCGCCTTGACGGCTTTCCTCACCGGCATTACCGAGCCGCTGGAATTTACCTTTATCTTTGTGGCACTGCCCATGTACGCGGTGCACTGCGTGCTGGCCGGTCTGTCCTTCATGCTGATGCACATTCTGAATGTGGGTGTGGGCATGACCTTCTCTGGCGGTCTCATCGACCTGGTGCTGTTCGGTGTGATGCAGGGCAACGCCAAGACCCACTGGATCTGGGTGGTCGTGGTCGGTGCGGTGTACTTTGTACTGTACTACATCATTTTCCGCTTTATGATTTCCAAGTTTGACTACAAGACCCCGGGCCGCGACGATGCGGAGGAAGTCAAGCTGTACACCCGTGCGGACGTGAACGCCCGCAGCGCCGCTTCCGGCAGCACCGCCCCCGCAGGGGATGACCCGGTCAGCGCCCTGATCGTAGAAGGTCTGGGCGGCGCCGCTAATCTGTCCGACGTGGACTGCTGCGCCACCCGCCTGCGCTGCACCGTCAAGGACGCTGCGCTGGTCCGGCAGGATGTGCTCAAAGCCTCCGGTGCCTCCGGCGTGATCTGCAAGGGCAACGGTGTGCAGGTGGTATACGGCCCCAAGGTGGCCGTCATCAAGGCAAAGCTGGAAGATTATCTGGAAAATGCACCTAAGACCCCGGCGGCGACCGCAACACCCGCCCCGGCGGCCCCCGCAGCAAAGGATACCGTGCTGTCTGCCTGCCTGAACGGCACTGTAGTGCCGCTGGCCGATGTGAAGGATGAAGCCTTTGCCAGCGGTGCACTGGGGGACGGCATTGCCATTGAGCCCACCGATGGTGAACTGGTGGCACCTGCTGACGGTGAGATCTCCTCCACCTTTGAGACCCACCATGCCGTGGGCATGACCACGGCTGACGGTGCCGAACTGCTGATGCACATCGGCATCGATACGGTCAAGCTGGGTGGCAAGCACTTTACCTACCTCGTCAACGAGGGTGACAAGGTGAAGAAAGGTCAGCCGTTGATCCGCTTTGAACTGGAAGCCATTAAGGCCGAAGGCTATCCCGTGACCACACCGCTCATTGTCTGCAATACTGATGACTATGCCGCTGTCGCGGCTAAAGCCAGTGGTGCCGTAAAGCAGGGCGATGCGCTGCTGGAACTGAAGCACTAA
- a CDS encoding PRD domain-containing protein: MQYTVKKPINNNILRVVDPTGCELIVTGRGLGFGVKPGYKIEAETVERSYRMTSPAVQQKLVELLEQIPYEHLLLTDELVAMIRSRVNYPLNESLLITLADHISFAIQRSEQGIRFSNPLMAPIREFYPEEYRLGMECLATIRQRCHADLSDDEGGFIALHIVNAELNTTMSVVNDVTRFVDGCVQVVEYFYNCHFDRDALDFSRFTVHLRFFAQRVFQGKQEQENDTHDEVFRALIARNCSEHYKCACCIAEYVRNTWHKELSDEELVFLTIHLKRIRMGK, from the coding sequence ATGCAATATACCGTCAAAAAACCGATCAACAACAACATTCTGCGCGTGGTGGACCCCACGGGCTGTGAGCTGATCGTCACCGGGCGCGGTTTGGGCTTTGGCGTTAAGCCGGGCTATAAAATCGAGGCTGAAACCGTGGAGCGCAGCTACCGCATGACCAGCCCTGCCGTGCAGCAGAAGTTGGTGGAACTTCTGGAACAGATCCCGTATGAGCATCTGCTGCTCACCGATGAGCTGGTGGCAATGATCCGCAGCCGGGTGAACTACCCGCTGAACGAAAGCCTGCTCATCACGCTGGCCGACCACATCAGCTTTGCCATCCAGCGCAGTGAGCAGGGGATTCGCTTTTCCAACCCGCTGATGGCTCCCATTCGGGAATTCTACCCGGAAGAGTATCGCCTTGGTATGGAGTGCCTTGCCACTATCCGCCAGCGCTGCCATGCAGACCTTTCGGACGACGAGGGCGGCTTCATTGCGCTGCACATCGTCAACGCAGAGCTCAACACCACCATGAGCGTGGTGAACGATGTCACCCGCTTTGTGGATGGCTGCGTGCAGGTGGTGGAATACTTTTACAACTGCCATTTTGACCGGGATGCACTGGATTTCAGCCGCTTTACAGTACATTTGCGCTTTTTTGCGCAACGCGTATTTCAAGGAAAACAGGAGCAGGAAAACGATACCCACGACGAAGTGTTCCGCGCCCTGATCGCCCGCAATTGCAGCGAACACTACAAATGCGCCTGCTGCATTGCGGAGTATGTCCGCAACACCTGGCACAAGGAGCTTTCGGACGAGGAACTGGTGTTCCTTACGATCCATCTGAAACGGATTCGGATGGGGAAGTAA
- a CDS encoding cell wall metabolism sensor histidine kinase WalK: MKHLSLQWRITLLTALLIACACVCMNLLLYRTGVTGMDALNGFMMQYQPGSADPLTIEIPQEEMSSLLAHFSQEVYDAKVVFGRKGWCITVVVTIVSAAIAYFVSGRALKPLQQLAQQAQQVDQDSIATTRLDENTVQEFGQLSRSVNRMLDGLAQSFELQRQFAGNAAHELRTPLAILQTKLELFAEEHPAMDAETAGLIRSLREQLDRLTALVRTLLEMSNLQSVSRTDQIALAPLVEEILTDLTPLAQKNNISLQQDCEELGMVGSDALIYRLVFNLVENGIKYNRPGGAVRVTLQQEKQTAVLRVADTGPGIPADCRESIFQPFFRVDKSRSREMGGVGLGLALVREIAVLHGGSVTVERSSENGTTFAVTLPLAQPC, translated from the coding sequence ATGAAACATTTGTCCCTGCAATGGCGCATCACCCTGCTGACCGCGCTGCTCATCGCCTGCGCCTGCGTGTGCATGAACCTGCTTTTATACCGCACCGGCGTTACCGGCATGGATGCCCTCAACGGCTTTATGATGCAGTACCAGCCCGGCAGTGCGGATCCGTTGACCATCGAGATCCCGCAGGAGGAAATGTCCAGTCTGCTGGCGCATTTTTCGCAGGAAGTCTACGATGCAAAGGTGGTCTTTGGCCGCAAGGGCTGGTGCATCACCGTCGTGGTCACCATCGTCAGCGCTGCCATTGCTTATTTTGTCAGCGGCAGAGCGCTGAAACCGTTACAGCAGCTTGCGCAGCAGGCGCAGCAGGTCGATCAGGACAGCATCGCCACCACCCGTCTGGACGAAAACACTGTGCAGGAATTCGGGCAGTTGAGCCGGTCGGTGAACCGGATGCTGGATGGTCTGGCGCAGTCCTTTGAGTTGCAGCGGCAGTTTGCGGGCAATGCCGCCCACGAGCTGCGCACCCCGCTGGCTATTTTGCAGACGAAGCTGGAACTGTTTGCAGAGGAGCACCCGGCCATGGACGCCGAAACTGCCGGGCTGATCCGCTCTCTGCGGGAGCAGCTGGACCGCCTGACCGCTCTTGTGCGCACTTTATTAGAGATGAGCAATCTGCAATCAGTCTCCCGCACCGACCAGATCGCCCTTGCGCCGCTGGTGGAGGAGATCCTGACCGACCTGACCCCCCTTGCCCAGAAAAACAATATCTCTTTGCAGCAGGACTGCGAGGAACTTGGCATGGTGGGCAGCGATGCGCTGATCTACCGGCTGGTGTTCAATCTGGTGGAAAACGGCATCAAGTATAACCGCCCCGGCGGTGCGGTGCGCGTCACCCTGCAACAGGAAAAGCAGACCGCTGTACTGCGCGTTGCAGATACCGGCCCGGGTATCCCCGCAGACTGCCGGGAGAGCATCTTCCAGCCCTTTTTCCGGGTGGATAAGTCCCGCAGCCGGGAGATGGGCGGCGTTGGGCTTGGCCTTGCCCTTGTGCGGGAGATCGCCGTGCTGCATGGCGGCAGTGTGACCGTGGAACGCAGCAGCGAAAACGGCACTACCTTTGCAGTCACCCTGCCGCTGGCACAGCCCTGCTGA
- a CDS encoding TlpA disulfide reductase family protein — protein MKIHRIAALFLSLVLAFSLAACGQGASSASSASSASSASSSAASSAAAESKTEEQLLAEENEILSANDALWEKVFSSMDKNVTETTISANYGDFLLSAVEKAKDQFSDEEYKTLTADAEKIRAIEEQIAALAPAEDAASSAAAQGTAFPKFEGSDLEGNPVDNSLFAGNAFTVVNFWFNGCKPCVEELDDLNALNEKVKAQGGEVIGINTETLDGNQQGIDAAKKLLETTGASYRNIYFASGSEAGKFALNIMAFPTTYVFDRDGNVVGQPLLGGIDKEENLAALQKNIDAALAKDSAK, from the coding sequence ATGAAGATCCATCGTATCGCCGCACTTTTTCTCAGCCTTGTGCTGGCTTTCAGCCTTGCCGCCTGCGGGCAGGGCGCATCTTCTGCATCTTCTGCATCTTCTGCATCTTCTGCATCCTCTTCTGCCGCTTCCTCTGCGGCAGCAGAAAGCAAAACCGAGGAGCAGCTGCTGGCCGAGGAAAACGAGATCCTTTCTGCAAACGATGCTCTGTGGGAGAAAGTGTTCTCATCCATGGACAAAAACGTGACCGAAACCACGATCAGCGCCAACTACGGCGATTTTCTGCTCAGCGCTGTGGAAAAGGCCAAAGATCAGTTCTCGGACGAGGAGTACAAGACCCTGACCGCAGATGCCGAAAAGATTCGTGCCATCGAGGAGCAGATCGCCGCTCTTGCCCCCGCAGAGGATGCCGCTTCCAGTGCCGCCGCACAGGGCACCGCCTTCCCCAAGTTTGAGGGCAGCGATTTAGAGGGCAACCCGGTGGACAACAGCCTGTTTGCGGGCAACGCCTTTACGGTGGTGAATTTCTGGTTCAACGGCTGCAAGCCCTGCGTGGAGGAGTTGGACGACCTGAACGCCCTGAACGAGAAGGTCAAGGCACAGGGCGGTGAGGTCATCGGCATCAACACCGAGACGCTGGACGGCAACCAGCAGGGCATTGATGCCGCCAAAAAACTGCTGGAGACAACGGGCGCAAGCTACCGCAACATCTACTTTGCCTCCGGCAGTGAGGCCGGCAAGTTTGCACTGAACATCATGGCCTTCCCCACCACTTACGTTTTTGACCGGGACGGCAACGTTGTGGGGCAGCCCCTGCTTGGCGGCATCGACAAGGAAGAAAACCTTGCCGCTCTGCAAAAAAATATCGACGCCGCCCTTGCCAAGGACAGCGCCAAATAA
- a CDS encoding CD1871A family CXXC motif-containing protein, whose amino-acid sequence MTKKQAQLLLLAAGVLMLLFGLWRGEADTVLSKAIRLCMECVGIG is encoded by the coding sequence ATGACAAAAAAACAGGCGCAGCTGCTTTTGCTTGCCGCCGGGGTTCTGATGCTGCTGTTCGGCTTATGGCGGGGCGAGGCAGACACCGTATTGTCAAAAGCCATCCGGCTGTGTATGGAGTGTGTGGGCATTGGATAG